A DNA window from Guyparkeria halophila contains the following coding sequences:
- the hslV gene encoding ATP-dependent protease subunit HslV gives MAHHEETLYGTTILCLRKNGQTVIGGDGQVTLGHTVVKGNARKVRTLYDGKVIAGFAGATADAFTLFERFEAKLEKYSGNLLRSAVELAKDWRTDRMMRRLEAMLVVADRNAMLTISGNGDVIEPEDALIAIGSGGAYAQSAATALMRHSDLPARETVETALHIAGDICIYTNHKLTIEELD, from the coding sequence ATGGCTCACCACGAAGAAACCCTTTACGGCACCACCATCCTCTGCCTGCGCAAAAACGGCCAGACCGTCATCGGCGGCGACGGCCAAGTCACGCTCGGCCACACCGTGGTCAAGGGCAACGCCCGCAAGGTACGCACCCTGTACGACGGCAAGGTGATCGCCGGCTTCGCCGGTGCGACCGCCGATGCCTTCACCCTGTTCGAACGCTTCGAGGCCAAGCTGGAGAAATACAGCGGCAATCTGCTGCGCTCGGCCGTCGAACTGGCGAAGGACTGGCGCACCGACCGAATGATGCGCCGGCTGGAGGCGATGCTGGTGGTCGCCGACCGCAACGCCATGCTGACCATCAGCGGTAACGGCGACGTGATCGAACCCGAAGACGCGCTGATCGCGATCGGTTCGGGCGGCGCCTACGCCCAATCGGCCGCCACCGCCCTGATGCGCCACTCGGACCTCCCGGCGCGCGAAACGGTGGAAACCGCCCTGCACATTGCCGGGGATATCTGCATCTACACCAACCACAAGCTCACCATCGAAGAACTCGACTGA
- a CDS encoding BCCT family transporter, which yields MSTTPTAGKRTTLLMPVFLPAVIVIALLVIGTVINPDRAGDIFARVLDWITSDFGWFYMLAVAIFLVFFIAVAVSPWGNIKLGPDHSEPEYSFPAWFAMLFSAGYGIALLFFGVAEPVLHFASPPNGSAETIDAAKQALQIAFFHWGFHIWAIYGLVGLVLAYFAFRHGLPLSMRSALYPLIGERIHGPIGHTVDVFAILGTMFGIATTLGLSVAQINAGLNYLWPNIPVNTTVQIIAIAVITAAATVSVVAGMDKGIKRLSQLNMIMAIALVLFVFLMGPTVFLLEAFVENTGFYLSNIVERTFSLQAYESSDWIGNWTLFIFGWTIAWAPFVGLFIAKISRGRTIRQFVLGVMFVPTIFTFFWFTVFGDTALNAIMHEGAEALIGQVQTDKAIALFKLFEMLPLTPIISFLTIVLIITFFVTSSDSGSLVIDSLASGGAIQTPALQRVFWAVLEGVVASVLLLAGGLGALQTASITAALPFAIIMLIAAVGMWRALQIEGHREVSLQHHMNAGRHGSLGGVDNWRKRVTNMVSFPKREPVAAFIRNDVVEAMQQVSEELKTQGWPVGSDFDEERCRAHINVTKPGTMEFIYEVRLRGYAKPGFAFPEQDRSLDGDSHYYRAEVYLRRGGRSYNIYGYDRETVISDILDQFEKYMHFLHTSPAILPWKMEEHDDDLHTQRIRQLGKDKGSQAGPATDS from the coding sequence ATGAGCACCACCCCCACTGCCGGCAAGCGCACGACGCTGCTGATGCCGGTCTTTCTGCCCGCGGTGATCGTTATCGCGCTGCTGGTCATCGGCACGGTGATCAACCCCGATCGCGCCGGGGACATCTTCGCCCGGGTCCTGGACTGGATCACCAGCGATTTCGGCTGGTTCTACATGCTGGCCGTGGCCATCTTCCTGGTCTTCTTCATCGCCGTGGCCGTCTCGCCCTGGGGGAATATCAAGCTCGGCCCGGACCACTCCGAGCCCGAATACAGTTTCCCGGCCTGGTTCGCCATGCTGTTCTCGGCCGGCTACGGCATTGCGCTCTTGTTCTTCGGCGTCGCCGAGCCGGTGCTCCACTTCGCCAGCCCACCCAACGGGTCGGCCGAGACCATCGATGCGGCCAAGCAGGCGCTGCAGATCGCGTTCTTCCACTGGGGCTTTCACATCTGGGCCATCTACGGCCTGGTCGGCCTGGTACTGGCCTACTTCGCCTTCCGTCACGGGCTGCCACTGTCGATGCGCTCGGCGCTCTACCCGCTGATCGGCGAACGCATCCACGGCCCGATCGGCCACACGGTGGACGTGTTCGCCATCCTCGGCACCATGTTCGGCATCGCCACCACGCTGGGCCTATCGGTGGCGCAGATCAACGCCGGCCTGAACTACCTGTGGCCGAACATCCCGGTCAACACCACGGTGCAGATCATCGCGATCGCCGTGATCACGGCCGCGGCGACCGTCTCGGTGGTCGCCGGCATGGACAAGGGGATCAAGCGCCTGTCGCAGCTGAACATGATCATGGCCATCGCCCTGGTGCTGTTCGTGTTCCTGATGGGGCCGACCGTCTTCCTGCTCGAGGCCTTCGTCGAGAATACCGGCTTCTATCTGTCGAATATCGTCGAGCGCACCTTCAGCCTGCAGGCCTACGAGTCGAGCGACTGGATCGGCAACTGGACCCTGTTCATCTTCGGCTGGACCATCGCCTGGGCGCCGTTCGTCGGGCTGTTCATCGCGAAGATCAGCCGCGGGCGGACCATCCGCCAGTTCGTGCTGGGCGTGATGTTCGTGCCGACCATCTTCACCTTCTTCTGGTTCACCGTCTTCGGTGACACCGCGCTCAACGCGATCATGCACGAGGGGGCCGAGGCCCTGATCGGCCAGGTGCAGACGGACAAGGCCATCGCCCTGTTCAAGCTGTTCGAGATGCTGCCGCTCACGCCGATCATCTCCTTCCTGACGATCGTGCTGATCATCACCTTCTTCGTGACCTCCTCGGACTCCGGCTCGCTGGTGATCGACTCGCTGGCCTCCGGTGGCGCGATCCAGACACCGGCCCTCCAGCGGGTGTTCTGGGCCGTGCTCGAGGGCGTGGTCGCCTCGGTGCTGCTGCTCGCCGGCGGGCTGGGTGCCCTGCAGACGGCCTCGATCACTGCCGCCCTGCCGTTCGCGATCATCATGCTGATCGCTGCGGTGGGCATGTGGCGCGCGTTGCAGATCGAGGGGCATCGCGAGGTCAGCCTGCAGCACCACATGAATGCCGGTCGTCACGGCAGCCTCGGCGGGGTCGACAACTGGCGCAAGCGCGTGACCAACATGGTCAGCTTCCCGAAGCGCGAGCCAGTCGCCGCGTTCATCCGCAACGACGTGGTCGAGGCGATGCAGCAGGTGAGTGAGGAACTGAAGACCCAGGGCTGGCCGGTCGGCTCCGACTTCGACGAGGAGCGCTGCCGCGCGCATATCAACGTCACCAAGCCCGGTACGATGGAGTTCATCTACGAGGTACGCCTGCGCGGCTATGCCAAGCCGGGCTTCGCCTTCCCGGAGCAGGACCGATCGCTCGACGGCGACAGCCACTACTACCGCGCCGAGGTCTACCTGCGTCGGGGTGGTCGCTCCTACAATATCTACGGCTACGACCGGGAGACCGTCATCAGCGACATCCTCGACCAGTTCGAGAAGTACATGCACTTCCTGCACACCTCCCCGGCCATCCTGCCGTGGAAGATGGAAGAGCATGACGATGACCTCCACACCCAGCGGATCCGTCAGCTGGGCAAGGACAAGGGCAGCCAGGCCGGGCCGGCCACCGACAGCTGA
- a CDS encoding tyrosine recombinase XerC → MPAAPLKTAFDRATEALAADHRLNPLTRKAYQASWARLADHLNTLGIDSSAAVDDRSLRRFLAELARAGQSPRSIARHVSAVKRLLGFWQQLDLDCPADPLLLKAPKAARRLPDAPDVEILTRLLDGPNGSTASPTDKQHQTAARQRAVQIRALRDRCLFEWLYGSGLRLAEVVGLDLTDFDLAAGQARVTGKRDKTRIVPVGRQARAAMQDWLTARREWDRAGTTAVFINDRGRRLSARSVQLRLNRASRQAGLDAPLHPHQLRHAFATHVLESSGDLRAVQEMLGHESLSTTQIYTHLDFQHLMGVYERAHPRAMRHGRDKTGDDTPSGDKPG, encoded by the coding sequence GTGCCCGCCGCCCCGCTGAAAACGGCCTTCGATCGGGCGACCGAGGCACTGGCCGCCGACCACCGACTCAATCCGCTCACCCGCAAGGCCTACCAGGCCTCGTGGGCGCGGCTGGCCGACCATCTCAACACCCTTGGCATCGACTCGAGTGCCGCGGTCGACGATCGGTCGCTACGCCGTTTTCTCGCCGAGCTGGCCCGCGCCGGCCAATCGCCCCGTTCGATCGCCCGCCACGTCAGCGCCGTCAAGCGTCTGCTGGGCTTCTGGCAACAGCTTGACCTCGACTGCCCGGCCGATCCGCTGTTGCTCAAGGCGCCCAAGGCAGCCAGACGCCTGCCGGATGCCCCCGATGTCGAAATACTGACCCGCCTGCTCGACGGCCCGAACGGGTCGACAGCCAGCCCCACGGACAAGCAGCACCAAACCGCGGCACGGCAGCGCGCGGTGCAGATCCGCGCCTTGCGGGATCGCTGCCTGTTCGAATGGCTTTACGGCAGTGGCCTGCGACTGGCCGAAGTGGTCGGCCTCGACCTGACCGACTTCGACCTGGCTGCCGGTCAGGCACGCGTGACCGGCAAACGCGACAAGACCCGCATCGTGCCGGTCGGTCGCCAGGCCCGCGCGGCGATGCAGGACTGGCTGACCGCCCGTCGCGAATGGGATCGGGCCGGCACCACGGCCGTGTTCATCAACGACCGCGGCCGGCGACTGTCGGCCCGCTCGGTGCAGCTGCGCCTCAACCGCGCCTCGCGCCAGGCCGGACTCGACGCCCCACTGCATCCCCACCAGTTGCGACACGCCTTTGCCACCCACGTGCTGGAATCCTCGGGTGACCTGCGCGCCGTCCAGGAGATGCTGGGACACGAGAGCCTCTCGACCACCCAGATCTATACCCACCTCGATTTCCAGCATCTGATGGGCGTTTACGAGCGCGCCCACCCGCGCGCCATGCGCCACGGCCGGGACAAAACCGGGGACGACACCCCGAGCGGCGACAAGCCGGGTTGA
- the dapF gene encoding diaminopimelate epimerase yields MAQRLAFTKMHGLGNDFMVVDAVSRRLPVADWLTPTRIQGWADRHFGIGFDQLLLIEPPSGRKADFGYRVFNADGGEVEQCGNGARCFARYVAERGLTDRRDIRVETAGGPIVLHLTEDDRVRVDMGRPRFAPEAIPFKPPITASESPYTLMLSGKPGGLDQVTLEAVSMGNPHAVVQVGDLEGFPIEAVGSALESHPAFPRRVNVGFVEQHRPDHIGLRVFERGAGETLACGTGACAAVAAGIHAGRLESPCRVDLRGGTLSIEWSGREDDSLFMTGPATFVFDGEVPIDPAG; encoded by the coding sequence ATGGCCCAACGGCTGGCTTTCACCAAGATGCACGGACTGGGCAACGACTTCATGGTGGTCGATGCCGTCAGCCGCCGCCTGCCGGTCGCCGACTGGCTGACCCCAACGCGCATTCAAGGCTGGGCCGATCGGCATTTCGGCATCGGCTTCGACCAGTTGCTGCTGATCGAACCGCCGAGCGGCAGGAAAGCCGATTTCGGCTACCGGGTCTTCAATGCCGATGGCGGCGAAGTGGAACAGTGCGGCAACGGCGCGCGCTGCTTCGCGCGGTACGTGGCCGAGCGCGGGTTGACCGACCGGCGCGACATCCGTGTCGAGACCGCCGGCGGGCCGATCGTGTTGCACCTGACCGAAGACGACCGCGTCCGGGTCGACATGGGCCGGCCCCGATTCGCCCCCGAGGCGATTCCGTTCAAGCCGCCGATCACGGCCAGCGAATCGCCCTACACCCTGATGCTCAGCGGAAAGCCCGGCGGCCTGGATCAGGTCACGCTGGAGGCCGTCTCGATGGGCAATCCGCACGCGGTCGTTCAGGTCGGGGATCTCGAGGGCTTCCCGATCGAAGCGGTCGGCTCGGCGCTCGAGTCGCACCCGGCCTTCCCGCGCCGCGTGAATGTCGGTTTCGTCGAGCAGCATCGTCCCGATCACATCGGCCTGCGGGTGTTCGAGCGCGGCGCCGGCGAGACGTTGGCCTGCGGCACCGGTGCCTGCGCCGCCGTCGCCGCCGGCATTCATGCCGGGCGACTGGAGTCGCCCTGTCGGGTCGACCTGCGCGGCGGGACGCTGTCGATCGAGTGGTCCGGCCGCGAGGACGACTCGCTGTTCATGACCGGGCCGGCCACCTTCGTCTTCGATGGCGAGGTCCCGATCGACCCGGCCGGATGA
- a CDS encoding DUF484 family protein, with the protein MSENVAYELADSDTEVDTQQTPSAEAVLAYLRTHPDLFLEHPEILDHIELPGPPQPVVSLHHWQLRRWRGQALRHRHALDQLHQVAADNAEADRLLHRFCEGLLNTTDRSPATLETQIQADFEIDTCRVVPLADLDGDTRKLLAGWLDNPTPFCGRPHDTVRESLFGDALPQTGSVALIAVPTPVAGPTRHIIALGRRLPDGFNPAQGTHFLEQIGELAGAFLEQAASDNDRH; encoded by the coding sequence ATGAGCGAGAACGTGGCCTACGAACTTGCCGACTCGGATACCGAGGTCGACACCCAGCAGACACCCAGCGCCGAGGCGGTGCTCGCCTACCTGCGCACCCATCCGGACCTGTTCCTCGAGCACCCGGAAATCCTCGATCACATCGAACTGCCCGGCCCGCCCCAACCGGTGGTCTCCCTGCACCACTGGCAACTGCGACGCTGGCGCGGTCAGGCCCTGCGTCATCGTCATGCCCTGGATCAGCTCCACCAGGTGGCCGCCGACAACGCCGAGGCCGACCGCCTGTTGCACCGCTTCTGCGAAGGGCTGCTGAACACCACGGATCGCTCCCCGGCGACGCTGGAAACACAGATCCAGGCCGACTTCGAGATCGACACCTGTCGAGTCGTCCCGCTGGCCGATCTCGACGGCGATACCCGCAAGCTGCTGGCCGGCTGGCTGGACAACCCCACCCCGTTCTGCGGGCGCCCGCACGACACGGTGCGTGAAAGCCTGTTCGGTGATGCGTTGCCGCAGACCGGTTCGGTGGCGCTGATCGCCGTACCGACCCCGGTGGCTGGCCCCACCCGGCACATCATCGCGCTGGGCCGCCGCCTGCCGGATGGCTTCAATCCCGCCCAGGGCACGCACTTTCTCGAACAGATCGGCGAACTCGCCGGCGCATTTCTCGAGCAAGCCGCGAGCGACAACGACCGCCACTGA
- a CDS encoding DUF971 domain-containing protein, whose translation MADNHPAPRQIRLAKDRRSLGLVFPDGASFDLAAEYLRVFSPSAEVRGHGGGEMMLVLGKERVKITDVQPVGRYAVKLVFDDGHDSGLYDWGLLRELGDRRDEHWNYYLERLASAGVERDLERDPGRAEPAAPYDVLSTPGSAGKLDD comes from the coding sequence ATGGCAGACAACCACCCCGCCCCGCGCCAGATCCGCCTGGCCAAGGACCGCCGTTCGCTGGGCCTGGTCTTCCCGGATGGGGCCAGCTTCGATCTCGCGGCCGAGTACCTGCGCGTATTCAGCCCGTCGGCGGAGGTGCGCGGCCACGGCGGTGGCGAGATGATGCTGGTGCTCGGCAAGGAGCGCGTGAAGATCACGGACGTGCAACCGGTGGGTCGTTACGCGGTCAAACTGGTGTTCGACGACGGCCATGACAGCGGGCTGTACGACTGGGGCCTGCTGCGCGAACTGGGCGACCGCCGCGATGAACACTGGAACTACTACCTGGAACGACTGGCCTCCGCGGGCGTCGAACGCGATCTGGAACGCGACCCCGGGCGCGCCGAACCGGCCGCGCCTTACGATGTATTATCGACACCCGGCTCGGCAGGCAAGCTCGACGACTGA
- the typA gene encoding translational GTPase TypA produces the protein MIANLRNIAIIAHVDHGKTTLVDRLLQQSGTLDARTDHGERVMDSNQIEKERGITILAKNTAIKWQSPEGEDWRINIVDTPGHADFGGEVERVMSMVDSVLLLVDAVDGPMPQTRFVTQKAFEHGLKPIVVINKIDRPGARPDWVINEVFDLFDRLGATDDQLDFPIVYASALNGYAGLEDDVRDGDMTPLFETITKRVPAPDVDPDGPFQMQVSSLDYNSYVGVIGVGRIKRGRVKTNTQVKIVGRDGEVRSGRILQIMGFHGLDRVEVDSAQAGDIIAFSGVDPLYISDTLCDPENVEALPALTVDEPTVSMTFQVNTSPFAGREGKYLTSRQIRERLERELVHNVALRVEQGDDPDKFRVSGRGELHLSVLIENMRREGYELGVSRPEVIVREVDGAKQEPYEQLVVDIEEQHQGGVMEKIGERRGEMRNMEPDGQGRVRLEFIIPSRGLIGFRTEFLTATQGSGLLFSVFDHYGPYQPGMVGQRNNGVLIASDTGKALAYALFNLQDRGRLMIGHSDEVYEGQVVGIHARDNDLTVNVLKGKKLTNVRAAGTDEALTLTPPIRYTLEQALEFIDDDELVEVTPASVRIRKKFLTENERKRAGRGS, from the coding sequence GTGATCGCCAATCTCCGTAATATCGCCATTATCGCCCACGTTGACCACGGCAAGACCACGCTGGTCGACCGCCTGCTGCAGCAATCCGGCACCCTCGATGCCCGCACCGATCACGGTGAACGGGTCATGGACTCCAACCAGATCGAGAAGGAGCGGGGCATCACGATCCTGGCCAAGAACACCGCGATCAAATGGCAGTCCCCCGAGGGCGAGGACTGGCGCATCAACATCGTCGACACGCCGGGACACGCCGACTTCGGTGGTGAGGTCGAGCGGGTCATGTCGATGGTCGACTCGGTGCTGCTGCTGGTCGACGCCGTCGACGGCCCCATGCCGCAGACGCGCTTTGTCACCCAGAAGGCCTTCGAGCACGGCTTGAAGCCGATCGTCGTGATCAACAAGATCGACCGTCCGGGTGCGCGTCCCGACTGGGTCATCAACGAGGTGTTTGACCTGTTCGATCGCCTCGGTGCGACTGACGACCAGCTCGATTTCCCGATCGTCTACGCCTCGGCGCTTAACGGCTACGCCGGCCTCGAAGACGATGTCCGCGACGGCGACATGACCCCGCTGTTCGAGACGATCACCAAGCGCGTTCCGGCACCGGACGTCGATCCGGACGGTCCGTTCCAGATGCAGGTGTCCAGCCTCGATTACAACTCCTACGTCGGCGTGATCGGCGTCGGCCGGATCAAGCGCGGCCGGGTCAAGACCAACACCCAGGTCAAGATCGTCGGGCGCGATGGCGAGGTCCGTAGTGGCCGTATCCTGCAGATCATGGGCTTCCACGGCCTCGATCGTGTCGAGGTCGATTCGGCCCAGGCCGGCGACATCATCGCCTTCTCCGGCGTCGATCCGCTCTACATCTCCGACACGCTCTGCGACCCGGAAAACGTCGAGGCACTGCCGGCGCTCACCGTCGACGAGCCGACCGTCTCCATGACCTTCCAGGTCAACACATCGCCGTTCGCCGGCCGTGAGGGCAAGTACCTCACCAGTCGCCAGATCCGCGAGCGCCTCGAGCGTGAGCTGGTGCACAACGTGGCACTGCGCGTCGAGCAGGGCGACGATCCGGACAAGTTCCGTGTCTCCGGTCGCGGCGAGCTGCACCTGTCGGTGCTGATCGAGAACATGCGCCGTGAGGGCTACGAGCTGGGCGTCTCGCGTCCGGAGGTCATCGTCCGCGAGGTCGACGGCGCCAAGCAGGAGCCCTACGAGCAGCTGGTCGTCGACATCGAGGAGCAGCACCAGGGCGGCGTGATGGAAAAGATCGGCGAGCGCCGTGGCGAGATGCGCAACATGGAGCCGGACGGCCAGGGCCGCGTGCGCCTGGAGTTCATCATCCCGTCGCGCGGGCTGATCGGCTTCCGCACCGAGTTTTTGACCGCCACCCAGGGCAGCGGCCTGCTGTTCTCGGTGTTCGATCACTACGGCCCGTACCAGCCGGGCATGGTCGGCCAGCGCAACAACGGCGTACTGATCGCCTCGGACACCGGCAAGGCACTGGCCTATGCGCTCTTCAACCTGCAGGACCGCGGCCGCCTGATGATCGGTCACAGCGACGAGGTCTACGAAGGCCAGGTCGTGGGGATCCACGCCCGCGACAACGACCTGACCGTCAACGTGCTCAAGGGCAAGAAGCTGACCAACGTCCGTGCCGCCGGTACCGACGAGGCGCTCACCCTGACCCCGCCGATTCGCTACACGCTTGAGCAGGCGCTGGAATTCATCGACGATGACGAGTTGGTCGAGGTCACCCCCGCGTCGGTTCGCATCCGCAAGAAGTTCCTGACCGAGAACGAGCGCAAGCGCGCCGGCCGAGGCTCCTGA
- the hslU gene encoding ATP-dependent protease ATPase subunit HslU, with product MMNLTPAQIVSELDKHIVGQHAAKKAVAIALRNRWRRQQVDEPLKSEITPKNILMIGPTGVGKTEIARRLARLANAPFLKIEATKFTEVGYVGRDVESMIRDLAEYALKMVRQEAMVEVRDRAKVAAEDRVLDALLPAPRDPWQSDDSHGQEAYRNTREKFRDKIRRGEMDDREVEIELRQTPAGIDVMTPPGMEEMASQLRSVFQNMSQDKTQTRRMTVAEALSALTEEEAANLVNEEEIRAEAAERVEQNGIVFIDEIDKVAKRAEQGGGEVSREGVQRDMLPLIEGSTVNTKVGMVRTDHILFIASGAFHVASPSDLIPELQGRLPIRVELEALSSDDFVRILTEPDAALTRQHTALLAADGLSIEFTDDAIRRIAEIAFEVNHRTENIGARRLHTVMEHLLEELSFEASGESKTLSLDADFVEERLGELARDEDLSRYIL from the coding sequence CTGATGAACCTGACACCTGCACAGATCGTCTCCGAACTCGACAAGCACATCGTCGGCCAGCACGCCGCCAAGAAGGCGGTGGCAATCGCCCTGCGCAATCGCTGGCGTCGCCAGCAGGTCGACGAACCGCTCAAGAGCGAGATCACGCCCAAGAACATCCTCATGATCGGCCCCACCGGCGTGGGCAAGACCGAGATCGCCCGCCGCCTGGCCCGGCTTGCCAACGCCCCGTTTTTGAAGATCGAGGCAACCAAGTTCACCGAGGTCGGCTACGTCGGCCGCGACGTCGAATCGATGATCCGTGATCTCGCCGAATACGCGCTGAAGATGGTGCGCCAGGAGGCCATGGTCGAGGTGCGGGACCGCGCCAAGGTGGCCGCCGAGGACCGCGTGCTAGACGCGCTGCTGCCGGCCCCGCGCGACCCGTGGCAGAGCGACGACAGCCACGGCCAGGAGGCCTACCGCAACACCCGCGAGAAGTTTCGCGACAAGATCCGCCGCGGCGAGATGGATGACCGCGAGGTCGAGATCGAACTGCGCCAGACCCCGGCCGGCATCGACGTGATGACCCCGCCGGGCATGGAGGAGATGGCCAGCCAGCTGCGCTCGGTGTTCCAGAACATGAGCCAGGACAAGACCCAGACCCGACGCATGACGGTCGCCGAGGCCCTGTCGGCCCTGACCGAGGAAGAGGCCGCGAATCTCGTTAACGAAGAGGAGATCCGGGCCGAGGCGGCCGAGCGCGTCGAGCAGAACGGCATCGTCTTCATCGACGAGATCGACAAGGTCGCCAAGCGCGCCGAACAGGGGGGCGGCGAGGTATCGCGCGAGGGCGTGCAGCGCGACATGCTGCCGCTGATCGAGGGCTCGACCGTCAACACCAAGGTGGGCATGGTGCGCACCGACCACATCCTGTTCATCGCCTCCGGCGCCTTCCACGTCGCCAGCCCCTCGGACCTGATCCCCGAACTGCAGGGCCGCCTGCCGATCCGGGTCGAGCTCGAAGCGCTTTCCAGCGACGATTTCGTCCGCATCCTCACCGAACCGGATGCCGCGCTGACGCGCCAGCACACCGCGCTGCTGGCCGCGGATGGCCTGTCGATCGAATTCACCGATGACGCGATCCGGCGCATCGCCGAGATCGCCTTCGAGGTGAATCACCGCACCGAGAACATCGGCGCCCGCCGCCTGCACACGGTCATGGAGCACCTGCTCGAGGAACTGAGCTTCGAAGCGAGCGGCGAGTCGAAGACCCTCTCGCTCGATGCCGACTTCGTCGAGGAACGCCTGGGCGAACTGGCGCGCGACGAGGACCTGAGCCGCTACATCCTGTAA
- the ffh gene encoding signal recognition particle protein codes for MFDNLSKRLGGLLDGLKGQGRLTEDNIKDALREVRMALLEADVALPVVREFIKDVRERAVGAEVAKSLQPGQVFVKIVNDELTRLMGSENAELDLAARPPAVILMAGLQGAGKTTTAGKLGRWLKNNQKKKVLVVSADVYRPAAIDQLETVAKQVGVDFFPSSSDQDPVEIAKAARKEAELKFYDVLIVDTAGRLHVDEEMMGEVARIHGAIDPIETLFVVDSMTGQDAANTAQAFHEQLPLTGVILTKADGDARGGAALSVRHVTGKPIKFLGVGEKLDALEPFHPDRIASRILGMGDVVSLVEQAQETVDADKAKALADKVRSGKGFTLEDMRDQFGQMLKMGGMGGLMDKLPGMGKLGADAQKHIDDKDIKRMMAIIDSMTPGERQRPDIIKGSRKRRIANGSGMQVQDVNRLLKQYRDMRDMMKKLSGGGMKKMMRGMKGRMPGLPF; via the coding sequence ATGTTTGACAACCTTTCCAAGCGACTCGGTGGGCTGCTCGATGGCCTGAAGGGCCAGGGGCGTCTGACCGAGGACAACATCAAGGATGCCCTGCGCGAAGTGCGCATGGCGCTGCTGGAGGCCGACGTGGCCCTGCCGGTGGTGCGCGAGTTCATCAAGGACGTGCGCGAGCGGGCGGTGGGCGCCGAGGTGGCCAAGAGCCTCCAGCCGGGCCAGGTGTTCGTCAAGATCGTCAACGACGAACTGACGCGCCTGATGGGCTCGGAGAACGCCGAGCTCGACCTGGCTGCGCGTCCGCCGGCGGTGATCTTGATGGCGGGCCTGCAGGGCGCGGGCAAGACCACCACCGCGGGCAAGCTCGGCCGCTGGCTCAAGAACAACCAGAAGAAAAAGGTGCTGGTCGTCTCCGCGGACGTCTACCGTCCGGCGGCGATCGACCAGCTCGAGACGGTGGCCAAGCAGGTCGGCGTCGACTTCTTCCCGTCCTCGAGTGACCAGGATCCGGTCGAGATCGCCAAGGCCGCCCGTAAGGAGGCCGAGCTCAAGTTCTACGACGTGCTGATCGTCGACACGGCCGGTCGCCTGCACGTCGACGAGGAGATGATGGGCGAGGTCGCCCGTATCCACGGCGCGATCGACCCGATCGAGACGCTGTTCGTCGTCGACTCGATGACCGGTCAGGACGCGGCCAACACCGCCCAGGCCTTCCACGAGCAGCTGCCGTTGACCGGCGTGATCCTGACCAAGGCCGATGGTGATGCCCGCGGTGGCGCGGCGCTGTCGGTGCGTCACGTCACCGGCAAGCCGATCAAGTTCCTCGGTGTGGGCGAGAAGCTCGACGCCCTCGAGCCGTTCCATCCCGACCGGATCGCCTCGCGCATCCTCGGCATGGGCGATGTCGTCTCCCTGGTCGAACAGGCGCAGGAGACCGTCGATGCCGACAAGGCCAAGGCGCTGGCCGACAAGGTGCGCTCCGGCAAGGGCTTCACGCTCGAGGACATGCGTGACCAGTTCGGCCAGATGCTCAAGATGGGCGGCATGGGCGGCCTGATGGACAAGCTGCCGGGCATGGGCAAGCTGGGCGCCGATGCGCAGAAGCACATCGACGACAAGGACATCAAGCGCATGATGGCGATCATCGACTCGATGACGCCGGGTGAACGCCAGCGCCCCGACATCATCAAGGGGTCGCGCAAGCGTCGGATCGCGAACGGTTCGGGCATGCAGGTGCAGGACGTCAACCGGCTCCTGAAGCAGTATCGCGACATGCGCGACATGATGAAGAAGCTGTCCGGCGGCGGCATGAAGAAGATGATGCGCGGCATGAAGGGGCGCATGCCGGGCCTGCCGTTCTGA